A portion of the Faecalibacterium sp. I3-3-89 genome contains these proteins:
- a CDS encoding DUF6054 family protein, which translates to MAIFEKTIRNKNFDKLLRKLEQEIPDSSWSADLEAGSDFKEGDARCSVRVFERYSMMGGNRLSLTLTLFQNGDSPIRLSAITAGGSQAVFFKVNTLGEESFLDDVKELLEEILEE; encoded by the coding sequence ATGGCAATCTTTGAAAAGACCATCCGAAACAAGAATTTTGACAAGCTGCTTCGGAAACTGGAACAAGAAATCCCGGACAGCAGTTGGTCGGCAGATTTAGAGGCAGGCAGTGATTTCAAAGAGGGCGATGCCCGGTGCAGTGTCCGGGTGTTTGAACGGTACAGCATGATGGGCGGCAACCGCCTGAGCCTGACGCTGACCCTGTTCCAGAATGGAGACAGTCCGATCCGCCTGTCTGCCATCACCGCAGGCGGCAGTCAGGCGGTGTTCTTCAAGGTGAACACCCTCGGAGAAGAATCTTTTCTGGACGATGTAAAAGAGCTGCTGGAAGAGATTCTGGAGGAGTAA
- a CDS encoding DUF4367 domain-containing protein, producing MSERTEISFDAALMMALRADAQKELDELPTPAQLKERYPDTSRWDARLKAALHKRCPVLKRVLVVAMTLVILTLGALAVSADFRKAVYTMIQKFLPIEMQLTYQVDGEPLERLPDGYSDHYVLDGFEMDDAQKFERAENFLHVYSSKETEESYTVRCSIIQPGQQSLFDNEHTVYETVKVGEADGVLGTSTDEHGKNVYTLSWEYQGITHTVMGNIPYDEIMKIAEGIR from the coding sequence GTGAGTGAGCGGACAGAGATTTCTTTTGATGCAGCTTTGATGATGGCACTCCGTGCAGATGCACAGAAAGAACTGGACGAGCTGCCAACTCCGGCCCAGCTTAAGGAACGCTACCCGGACACTTCCCGATGGGATGCTCGCCTGAAAGCGGCATTGCATAAACGCTGTCCGGTGCTGAAACGAGTGCTTGTTGTAGCCATGACGCTGGTAATTTTAACTCTCGGCGCGCTTGCAGTAAGTGCAGACTTCCGCAAGGCAGTCTACACGATGATTCAGAAGTTCTTGCCGATTGAGATGCAGCTGACGTATCAAGTGGACGGCGAACCGTTGGAACGATTACCGGATGGATACAGCGATCATTATGTGCTGGACGGCTTTGAAATGGACGATGCGCAGAAATTTGAACGAGCAGAAAACTTTTTACATGTTTACTCGTCAAAAGAAACAGAGGAAAGCTACACTGTCCGTTGTTCAATTATCCAGCCGGGGCAGCAGTCCCTATTTGATAATGAGCATACAGTGTACGAAACCGTAAAGGTCGGAGAAGCAGATGGCGTACTTGGAACTAGTACGGATGAACATGGAAAGAATGTTTATACTCTAAGTTGGGAATATCAGGGGATTACACATACCGTTATGGGAAACATTCCATACGATGAGATTATGAAAATTGCGGAAGGTATCCGTTAA
- a CDS encoding DUF4304 domain-containing protein has product MEKKDFPKGTKPREIFVYTCERIAEPLNPLGYKYRKSKNDIYKKDGIFVFSFYFSPSIRFGSTTFTAFFDVSSPVIAQWRSEQEGTEETYDGIVGTSIARLTHRYDDFPRYEVSTLLERERSIQEISGQIQDYALPFFARFSNLPKLLDDVEQEGFFPHRKGFDVPKRNREFIECFREYLQKQ; this is encoded by the coding sequence ATGGAGAAGAAGGATTTTCCCAAGGGAACCAAGCCCCGTGAGATCTTCGTCTATACCTGTGAGCGGATCGCGGAGCCTTTGAACCCGCTGGGCTACAAATACCGCAAGAGCAAAAATGACATCTACAAAAAAGACGGCATCTTTGTGTTCTCCTTTTACTTTTCCCCCTCCATCCGCTTTGGCTCCACCACTTTTACTGCCTTCTTCGATGTGAGTTCCCCGGTGATTGCCCAGTGGCGCAGTGAGCAGGAAGGGACGGAGGAAACCTATGATGGTATCGTGGGTACCTCCATCGCCCGGCTGACCCACCGGTATGATGACTTCCCCCGCTATGAGGTATCTACTCTGCTGGAGCGGGAACGCTCTATCCAGGAAATTTCCGGGCAGATCCAGGACTATGCACTACCATTCTTTGCCCGGTTTTCCAATCTGCCCAAGCTGCTGGACGATGTGGAACAGGAGGGGTTCTTCCCCCATCGGAAGGGGTTCGATGTCCCTAAGCGGAATCGGGAGTTCATCGAATGCTTCCGGGAGTATCTCCAAAAGCAGTAG
- a CDS encoding recombinase family protein yields MEKDKKVTALYCRLSKDDGSNSESLSIRTQKSMLMEYATRNGFGNCQYYVDDGYSGTNSDRPAFQELLDDIREGKVATVITKDQSRLGRNHIETGTYMEIFFPEHGVRYIAINDGYDSNEQSQMDIAPFRNIINEMYAKDTSRKIKSALRTRKKSGKYIIKLDKIPLFKRFLRNFPVALLVSKIRDRFLIVRTEEPLWQSLKRPSETRILTSCFGNWNKKSRTAVGRQI; encoded by the coding sequence ATGGAAAAGGACAAAAAAGTAACTGCTTTATACTGCCGACTGTCAAAAGATGACGGTTCAAACAGCGAAAGCCTGAGCATCCGCACTCAAAAGTCGATGCTTATGGAGTATGCCACACGCAACGGTTTCGGGAATTGCCAGTACTATGTCGATGATGGTTACAGCGGTACGAACTCTGACCGCCCTGCCTTTCAGGAACTTCTGGATGATATCCGGGAAGGAAAGGTGGCAACAGTCATTACCAAAGACCAGTCCCGACTTGGACGCAACCACATCGAAACCGGAACGTATATGGAAATCTTCTTTCCTGAGCACGGTGTCCGCTATATTGCAATCAATGATGGTTATGATTCCAACGAGCAATCCCAGATGGATATTGCCCCGTTCCGAAACATCATCAATGAAATGTACGCCAAAGACACTTCCCGAAAAATCAAGAGTGCCCTTCGGACACGCAAGAAAAGCGGAAAGTATATAATCAAATTAGACAAAATTCCTCTCTTCAAGCGATTTCTCCGCAATTTTCCTGTGGCTCTGCTCGTATCAAAAATAAGGGACCGATTTTTAATTGTCAGAACGGAGGAACCATTATGGCAATCTTTGAAAAGACCATCCGAAACAAGAATTTTGACAAGCTGCTTCGGAAACTGGAACAAGAAATCCCGGACAGCAGTTGGTCGGCAGATTTAG
- a CDS encoding RNA polymerase sigma factor, with translation MLLSLYLAVLDDQSKEEQFIDVYNIYKRLVYHTAYKIMGDSYLAEDVLQEVFLYVAKNFSKIHRENCHELAAYLVSCSRSRAYDMLRKQREEPLEEVPDAPDDAPVPDDAAVSTDNIQYLTELIGQMKPMYCDPLRLLAMGYTNREIAESLGLTDEVVRMRLFRGRKLLWKELNSRE, from the coding sequence GTGTTGCTTTCCCTGTACTTAGCTGTTCTTGACGATCAAAGCAAAGAAGAACAATTTATAGATGTATATAATATCTACAAACGGCTGGTCTACCATACCGCTTACAAAATTATGGGCGATTCGTATCTGGCAGAAGATGTACTGCAAGAGGTGTTTTTGTACGTTGCCAAAAATTTTTCTAAAATTCATCGAGAAAACTGTCACGAACTCGCTGCTTATCTCGTTAGTTGTAGTAGAAGCCGTGCATACGATATGCTTCGCAAGCAGCGAGAAGAACCGCTGGAAGAAGTCCCGGACGCACCAGATGATGCCCCGGTGCCGGATGATGCAGCAGTCAGCACCGATAACATCCAATACCTGACAGAACTGATCGGACAGATGAAACCGATGTACTGTGATCCACTGCGCCTTTTGGCGATGGGCTACACCAACCGGGAGATTGCCGAATCGCTTGGACTGACAGATGAAGTGGTTCGGATGCGGCTTTTCCGTGGAAGAAAACTATTGTGGAAGGAGCTGAACAGCCGTGAGTGA
- a CDS encoding SF0329 family protein, with protein MSNSRVSTWSGIRNKLENDYLCPALRGHIQYFATSYSKSADHEGRAAIRVDGVEVLRSNYYTYFENVWTKFHHLRSTTLKDHDSAKEAINQAHAYALEQGTFDQKVFYEAFGIFDNQSIEKSLVSENPLVRIFALLDRRLGKRRLLALEDSMEQELDWVRAFYVIRLQAEGLMEANNI; from the coding sequence ATGTCAAACAGTAGAGTATCCACTTGGAGTGGAATCCGGAACAAATTGGAGAATGACTACCTGTGCCCGGCACTCCGGGGCCACATCCAGTATTTTGCCACCAGTTACAGCAAAAGCGCCGACCATGAGGGCCGGGCCGCCATTCGTGTGGACGGCGTGGAAGTGCTGCGGAGCAACTACTACACCTATTTTGAAAATGTGTGGACGAAATTTCATCACTTGCGCTCCACCACGCTGAAAGATCACGACTCCGCAAAAGAGGCCATCAATCAGGCTCATGCCTATGCGCTGGAGCAGGGCACCTTTGACCAAAAGGTGTTCTATGAGGCGTTTGGGATCTTTGACAACCAGAGCATCGAGAAAAGCCTTGTCAGCGAGAATCCCCTTGTCCGTATCTTTGCCCTTCTGGATCGCAGGCTTGGCAAGCGCCGCCTGCTGGCTTTGGAGGACTCCATGGAGCAGGAACTGGACTGGGTGCGGGCTTTCTATGTGATCCGGTTGCAGGCCGAAGGGCTGATGGAAGCGAATAACATTTAG
- a CDS encoding CbrC family protein, producing MNEYLKQYIELQKQFRETEGDPDSVRALYTFKEKLELSEDKQAKEVLVDVYDLLDFKKDAYELLCQIGNRSDKKTLKRLGILKDYAENWGNHYALPRPKTPEEKQKEKERQAQLGLPAFRYHPNPLETGAFEESADGVVCDCCGKTTHIFYTAPFYAVEDIAYLCPECIANGEAARKYDGSFQDDFSVDDGVDDPEKLDEPIHRTPGYSGWQQEYWRAHCGDYCAYLGHVGARELRALGVLEEVLDDPMWDDEQKEMIRESVNGGHLQCYLFQCLHCGKHLVWMDFD from the coding sequence ATGAACGAATACCTGAAGCAATATATTGAACTCCAAAAGCAGTTTCGGGAGACAGAAGGAGATCCGGACAGTGTCCGTGCTCTCTATACCTTCAAGGAGAAACTGGAGCTGTCGGAAGACAAGCAGGCCAAGGAAGTGCTGGTGGATGTGTATGATCTGCTGGACTTCAAGAAGGATGCCTACGAACTGCTCTGCCAAATCGGAAATCGTTCCGACAAGAAGACCCTCAAGCGGCTGGGCATCTTGAAGGACTATGCGGAAAACTGGGGCAATCATTATGCCCTCCCCAGGCCCAAAACGCCGGAGGAGAAGCAGAAAGAGAAGGAACGGCAGGCCCAGCTGGGCCTGCCCGCCTTCCGGTATCACCCCAATCCTCTGGAAACTGGGGCTTTTGAGGAATCCGCAGACGGCGTTGTCTGCGACTGCTGTGGCAAGACGACCCATATTTTCTATACAGCCCCCTTTTACGCCGTGGAGGATATTGCATATCTGTGCCCAGAGTGCATCGCCAACGGCGAAGCAGCCCGGAAATATGACGGTAGTTTTCAAGATGATTTCTCTGTGGATGATGGTGTAGACGATCCGGAGAAGCTGGACGAGCCGATCCACCGCACCCCGGGCTACTCCGGCTGGCAGCAGGAATACTGGCGCGCCCACTGCGGCGACTACTGCGCCTACCTGGGCCATGTGGGTGCCAGGGAACTGCGGGCCCTGGGTGTGCTGGAGGAGGTACTGGACGATCCGATGTGGGACGATGAGCAAAAAGAAATGATCCGGGAATCTGTCAATGGCGGGCATCTGCAATGCTATCTGTTCCAGTGCCTCCACTGCGGAAAACACCTGGTCTGGATGGATTTTGATTGA
- a CDS encoding DUF2500 domain-containing protein, with product MFFGWFDAIFSFIFPILFLLFIGMFFFALISNLRTWNKNNHSPRLTVPATVVAKRTDVSHSSSANAGDMSGAHGYDTSTFTSYYVTFQVESGDRMEFEVDGSDYGLLVQGDIGKLSFQGTRYLGFERN from the coding sequence ATGTTTTTTGGATGGTTTGACGCTATATTCAGCTTCATTTTCCCAATCCTGTTCCTGCTTTTTATTGGAATGTTTTTCTTTGCTCTAATTTCAAATCTCCGCACATGGAACAAAAACAACCACTCGCCGCGGCTTACCGTTCCGGCAACAGTGGTAGCAAAGCGCACCGATGTTTCGCATTCCAGCAGTGCCAATGCCGGAGATATGTCCGGTGCGCACGGATACGACACTAGCACATTTACATCGTACTATGTGACTTTTCAGGTGGAGAGCGGCGACCGGATGGAATTTGAAGTGGACGGAAGCGATTATGGTCTGCTCGTGCAGGGCGACATCGGAAAGCTGAGTTTTCAGGGCACCCGCTATCTTGGGTTTGAGCGGAACTAA
- a CDS encoding DUF3885 domain-containing protein, producing MLAKRFEHILHDLGMAGLEHPLFYHAPVGIRFKIGGEEPIYLDRRAAKLKTNPAYVQGALDRAAAIYRALPAVPDLLRIDGYPDEEPAESLLTVIRQRVGLPVPDEQLSATEQDEDGDTHAQVQFYWDLSKISFQPELLLREIILGDIGGWNGFVSSVYLAGPGPFLYHLYDDRGLDVLGGSQKLLSRFSKNEPELRAARR from the coding sequence ATGCTGGCAAAGCGGTTTGAACACATTTTACATGATCTGGGCATGGCTGGGCTGGAACACCCTCTGTTCTACCATGCACCGGTGGGCATTCGTTTTAAGATCGGCGGGGAGGAACCAATCTATCTGGATAGGCGTGCGGCGAAGCTGAAAACCAACCCCGCTTATGTTCAGGGGGCGCTGGACCGAGCCGCCGCGATCTATCGGGCACTTCCGGCGGTGCCGGACCTTCTGCGGATCGACGGGTATCCCGATGAAGAACCCGCCGAGTCCCTGCTGACCGTTATCCGGCAGCGAGTGGGCCTCCCAGTTCCCGATGAACAACTTTCGGCCACAGAGCAGGATGAAGATGGGGATACCCATGCACAAGTGCAGTTTTACTGGGATCTCAGCAAGATCAGCTTTCAACCAGAGCTGCTTCTTCGGGAAATCATTCTGGGGGACATCGGCGGCTGGAACGGCTTTGTGTCCAGCGTCTATCTGGCTGGGCCGGGGCCGTTCCTCTACCATTTGTACGATGACCGTGGGCTGGATGTGCTGGGCGGCTCACAGAAGCTGCTATCACGCTTTTCAAAGAACGAGCCGGAGTTGCGCGCAGCGCGCAGATAA
- a CDS encoding replication initiator protein A: MINISEYLTTQTLLPPFLPYPRFLLELDLSQTAKMTYVLLLDRATLSQKNLWIDERGFVFVIFTICSLAEQLGRSTVSVSSALKELDAAGLIERRRTRFSSPNHIFVKIPNVE, encoded by the coding sequence GTGATCAACATTTCAGAATATCTTACCACGCAAACTCTGCTGCCGCCGTTTCTCCCATACCCACGCTTCCTTTTGGAACTTGACCTGAGCCAGACTGCAAAAATGACTTATGTGCTGCTGCTCGACCGTGCCACGCTCTCGCAGAAAAATCTCTGGATAGATGAACGCGGTTTCGTGTTTGTCATTTTTACGATTTGCTCTTTGGCTGAGCAGCTAGGGCGCAGCACTGTCAGTGTTTCCAGTGCGCTTAAGGAATTGGACGCTGCAGGATTGATTGAGCGCAGACGAACGCGGTTTTCTTCGCCCAATCACATCTTTGTGAAAATTCCAAATGTTGAATAG
- a CDS encoding AAA family ATPase, whose amino-acid sequence MNDLFIQGLTIDWNRVRPYNYVRQIPAISGIDTFTFHKPITFFVGENGSGKSTLLEAIAVAYGFNAEGGTKNYSFSTYNSHSELCEAMTISKGYRRPKFGYFLRAESFYNVATKEIDYSDDDHPSKGYHQKSHGESFLAIAQDYMGADGVYIFDEPEAALSPQRQLTLLINIHRCAQEGAQFIIVSHSPILLGMPDAEIFSFDNGTIHPCQYEDTDSYVITKTFVNNRQHFLNQLLNEET is encoded by the coding sequence ATGAACGATCTGTTTATCCAAGGGCTGACCATCGACTGGAACAGAGTGCGCCCATACAATTATGTTCGTCAGATTCCTGCCATCAGCGGAATCGACACTTTTACATTCCATAAGCCCATTACGTTCTTTGTTGGCGAAAATGGAAGCGGAAAATCTACGCTTCTGGAAGCAATCGCTGTTGCTTACGGCTTCAACGCAGAGGGTGGAACGAAGAACTATTCATTTTCCACATACAACTCCCATTCGGAACTATGTGAGGCTATGACGATTTCCAAGGGGTATCGCAGACCAAAGTTCGGGTATTTTCTCCGGGCAGAGAGCTTCTACAATGTAGCCACCAAGGAAATCGACTATTCCGATGACGATCATCCCTCCAAAGGCTATCACCAAAAATCACACGGTGAAAGTTTCCTCGCTATTGCGCAGGACTACATGGGTGCAGATGGAGTCTATATTTTTGACGAGCCGGAAGCCGCTTTATCCCCGCAGCGGCAGCTCACGTTACTGATCAACATTCATCGGTGTGCCCAAGAAGGGGCGCAATTCATTATCGTATCACATTCACCCATTCTCCTCGGAATGCCTGATGCTGAAATTTTTAGCTTCGACAATGGCACGATTCATCCTTGTCAGTATGAAGATACGGACAGCTACGTTATCACCAAAACATTTGTAAATAATCGGCAGCATTTTTTGAACCAGCTTCTGAACGAAGAAACGTAA